One genomic segment of Candidatus Edwardsbacteria bacterium includes these proteins:
- the rplK gene encoding 50S ribosomal protein L11, with the protein MAKIVTAMVKLQVPAGQANPAPPVGPALGQHGVNIPEFCKQFNAKTSGQEGLIIPCVITVYKDRSFSFITKTPPAAVLLKKAAGLAKGSGVPNRNKVGTVTEAQVKEIATKKMADLNAANVDAAMMMVKGTARSMGIEISN; encoded by the coding sequence ATGGCAAAGATTGTAACCGCAATGGTAAAACTTCAGGTCCCGGCCGGACAGGCCAATCCGGCGCCCCCGGTGGGCCCGGCTTTGGGGCAGCACGGCGTCAACATTCCGGAGTTCTGCAAGCAGTTCAACGCCAAAACCTCCGGGCAGGAAGGATTGATCATCCCCTGCGTGATCACGGTGTACAAGGACCGGTCATTTTCCTTTATCACCAAGACCCCGCCGGCTGCGGTATTGCTAAAAAAAGCCGCCGGGCTGGCCAAGGGCTCGGGAGTTCCCAACCGCAATAAGGTGGGCACGGTGACCGAGGCCCAGGTCAAGGAGATTGCCACCAAGAAGATGGCCGACCTCAATGCCGCCAATGTGGATGCCGCCATGATGATGGTCAAGGGCACCGCCC